The Vulpes vulpes isolate BD-2025 chromosome 8, VulVul3, whole genome shotgun sequence genome has a window encoding:
- the KLHL42 gene encoding kelch-like protein 42 produces MSADEMVQIRLEDRCYPVSKRKLIEQSDYFRALYRSGMREALSQEAGGPEVQQLRGLSAPGLRLVLDFINAGGAREGWLLAPRADEGGGVAEEEDMDEASLLAELVEAASFLQVTSLLQLLLSQVRLTNCLELYRLAQVYGLPDLQEACLRFMVVHFHEVLCKPQFHLLGAPPQGPGDGSLKQRLREARMAGTPVLVALGDFLGGPLAPHPYQGEPPSMLRYEEMTERWFPLANNLPPDLVNVRGYGSAILDNYLFIVGGYRITSQEISAAHSYNPSTNEWLQVASMNQKRSNFKLVAVNSKLYAIGGQAVSNVECYNPEQDAWNFVAPLPNPLAEFSACECKGKIYVIGGYTTRDRNMNILQYCPSADIWTLFETCDVHIRKQQMVSVEETIYIVGGCLHELGPNRRSSQSEDMLTVQSYNTVTRQWLYLKENTSKSGLNLTCALHNDGIYIMSRDVTLSTSLEHRVFLKYNIFSDSWEAFRRFPAFGHNLLVSSLYLPNKAET; encoded by the exons ATGTCGGCCGACGAGATGGTGCAGATCCGCCTGGAGGACCGCTGCTACCCGGTGAGCAAGAGGAAGCTCATCGAGCAGAGCGACTACTTCCGCGCCCTCTACCGCTCCGGCATGCGCGAGGCCCTGAGCCAGGAGGCCGGCGGCCCCGAGGTGCAGCAGCTGCGCGGCCTCAGCGCCCCGGGCCTGCGCCTGGTGCTCGACTTCATCAACGCCGGCGGGGCCCGCGAGGGCTGGCTCCTGGCCCCGCGGGCGGACGAGGGCGGCGGGGTGGCGGAGGAGGAGGACATGGACGAGGCGAGCCTGCTGGCCGAGCTGGTGGAGGCGGCCTCCTTCCTCCAGGTCACGtcgctgctgcagctgctgctgtcGCAGGTGCGGCTCACCAACTGCCTGGAGCTGTACCGCCTGGCGCAGGTGTACGGGCTGCCCGACCTGCAGGAGGCCTGCCTGCGCTTCATGGTCGTCCACTTCCACGAGGTGCTGTGCAAGCCCCAGTTCCACCTCCTGGGGGCTCCTCCTCAAGGCCCCGGGGACGGCAGCCtgaagcagaggctcagagaggcccgGATGGCTGGGACTCCTGTCCTCGTGGCCCTGGGGGACTTCTTGGGGGGGCCCCTGGCCCCTCACCCCTACCAAGGGGAGCCCCCGTCCATGCTCAGGTACGAGGAGATGACTGAGCGTTGGTTCCCGCTCGCCAACAACCTTCCTCCCGACCTGGTGAACGTCAGGGGTTACGGGTCCGCCATCCTGGACAACTACCTCTTCATAGTGGGCGGGTACAGGATCACGAGCCAGGAGATCTCGGCTGCGCACTCCTACAACCCCAGCACCAACGAGTGGCTCCAGGTGGCCTCCATGAACCAGAAGAG GTCTAACTTCAAGCTTGTGGCCGTTAATTCAAAACTCTATGCCATTGGTGGGCAGGCCGTTTCTAATGTTGAGTGTTACAATCCTGAGCAGGATGCCTGGAATTTTGTGGCACCCTTACCAAATCCTCTGGCTGAGTTCTCTGCGTGTGAGTGTAAGGGAAAAATTTATGTCATTGGAGGATATACTACCAGAG ACCGCAACATGAACATTTTGCAGTACTGCCCCTCTGCCGACATCTGGACGCTCTTTGAAACCTGCGATGTCCACATTCGCAAGCAGCAGATGGTATCTGTTGAGGAGACCATCTACATCGTGGGGGGATGTCTGCATGAACTGGGGCCCAACCGGAGGAGCAGCCAGAGCGAGGACATGCTCACCGTGCAGTCCTACAACACTGTCACAAGGCAGTGGCTCTACCTCAAGGAGAACACATCCAAATCGGGTCTTAACTTGACTTGCGCACTTCACAATGATGGTATCTACATCATGAGCAGAGACGTTACCCTGTCAACCAGCTTGGAACATCGAGTTTTCCTCAAATACAACATCTTTTCAGATAGTTGGGAAGCATTTAGGCGTTTCCCAGCCTTTGGACACAACTTGCTGGTTTCCTCTCTTTATCTGCCCAATAAAGCAGAAACATGA